Proteins encoded together in one Flavobacteriales bacterium window:
- a CDS encoding proprotein convertase P-domain-containing protein, with amino-acid sequence MNCRPYSTSPRRQRWWQRGALALGTVALLGLPAAQAQFVIIGTDAATTAGSGSDPVDDYFNYMRYQTVYTAAQLSGAGMPAGAQITGLGFSVIEDNGPAFPAYTIRMAHTAATNSAAHNAAALTTVFGPASYDAVTTVAGSHDMITFSSNFTWNGTDNILVDICTGSSSMAFATPYGGVRAATLTSGSRYVRCDGCGSQCGVSTTSTNGNRPQIRFNYTALSCTQPAAGGTVSAFSCASPNYTVDVNLTSLGDAPNVDIVSSVHGIIADDVTTLTVYTTPSTPWGTPQTITVVHNGDNTCNYVVGTYNQNDRDNTCHTAGTYPIPDNGCATLTYQDLSFCVTDPGTVLGTDVYVNSVDLIIAHTWNDDMDIQLINPNGTAVNLVLDRFGSGDNLGDPSLCPGGLFTLQAGGAALTNTATSNVVGTFTPEQPLSTLHDGSDPNGAWTLRVCDDTNGDFGDVRFVRVNLIPCLPPTATPSSTNDCSTNTYTASVNVTALGTSASVDITSSVHGTLFTGVGTGSYNSNPTTLGTPETITVVATNPACNLTFNFTNADNDEVCHTIAAFPVSNTFPITNVPFCVSDPGTALGTDAFVQSVDLIISHTWNDDMDIQLINANGTIVNLVFDRFGSGDNLGDPGLCPGGLFTLQAGGAALTNTATPNVVGTFTPEQPLSTLHDGSDPNGTWTLRVTDDTGGDDGGVRYVAVNIVPCEAPVAGGQTIVPACGTNEYFIDVNLTSLGSSASIDLTNSYDANVVTANATGVWQVGPFPTGTTVIVTLEASNPLCNVNLAPQTYNCPPPNDDCTGAIAVNCNSITNGNTQFATIDAVGTCTTTLNTAGGVWYTVTGTGGEIKVALCGSAYDTKLGVFTGTCGSLVCLEGNDDDNGTNGINVCSNDLHSSLSFPSTSGTTYYVLVTGFSTNVGAFSMEVTCAGNNVPPCVDNSVTLELQTDGFASETSWNIVPFGNTLPVCSGSGYPDNAVVTADCCLIDGCYDLNVFDSFGDGILAPGGYRLWANGVTGQRIIDNWNDGDDFTSVSSAASPFCLPLGTDQLLFSSCDREDWTPNEFVVAAENAAVSAEWTVGDQTDDGYQFWFFNPDGGYNRRIFRNHATSGGFGPPSATRACHVKISSMVTSPVPYDVLLNVRVRSRVNGAYSEFGPACRFLMPSTPPACPTTSLVNNPGNPNFSCGVTRTFGGSGKVYANPVAGANKYRWRFERDGGGFTRVITSNTATLVLNWLTQPLVDGDTYNVTVAASFDNGANYCAYGLSCQVTIDNTPGAQPRAMETASGFSLYPNPNRGDQVVLNITDLPESEVLVTVDIVDVFGKRVMSLTEGAQNGSLNLVLALDNSLASGMYTVQVTAGEQTFTERLVINK; translated from the coding sequence ATGAATTGTCGACCCTACTCGACATCGCCCCGGCGCCAGCGCTGGTGGCAACGTGGTGCCCTCGCTTTGGGCACGGTGGCACTGCTCGGCCTTCCCGCCGCTCAGGCCCAGTTCGTCATCATCGGCACGGACGCCGCCACCACCGCCGGCAGCGGCAGTGACCCGGTTGATGACTACTTTAATTACATGCGCTACCAAACGGTGTACACCGCCGCCCAGCTCAGCGGTGCCGGTATGCCGGCCGGGGCGCAGATCACGGGCCTCGGCTTCTCGGTGATCGAGGACAACGGCCCGGCCTTCCCCGCCTACACCATCCGGATGGCCCACACCGCGGCCACCAACAGCGCCGCTCACAATGCGGCCGCGCTGACCACGGTGTTCGGTCCGGCGAGCTACGATGCGGTCACCACCGTGGCCGGCTCGCATGACATGATCACCTTCAGCAGCAATTTCACCTGGAACGGCACGGACAACATCCTGGTGGACATTTGCACGGGCTCCAGTTCAATGGCCTTCGCCACTCCCTACGGGGGTGTGCGCGCGGCCACGCTGACGAGCGGTTCCCGGTATGTCCGCTGCGACGGCTGCGGCAGCCAGTGCGGGGTGAGCACGACCTCGACCAACGGCAACCGTCCGCAGATCCGCTTCAACTACACGGCCTTGAGCTGCACGCAGCCCGCCGCCGGCGGTACGGTGAGCGCGTTCTCCTGCGCCAGCCCGAACTACACCGTGGACGTGAACCTCACGAGCCTGGGCGACGCGCCCAACGTGGACATCGTGAGCAGCGTGCACGGCATCATCGCCGATGACGTGACCACCCTGACCGTCTACACCACGCCTTCCACGCCGTGGGGTACCCCGCAGACCATCACCGTGGTCCACAACGGGGACAACACCTGCAACTACGTGGTCGGCACCTATAACCAGAACGACCGGGACAACACCTGCCATACGGCAGGCACCTACCCCATTCCGGACAACGGCTGTGCAACATTGACCTATCAGGACCTGTCCTTCTGCGTGACCGACCCAGGCACGGTCCTGGGCACGGATGTATATGTGAACAGCGTGGACCTGATCATCGCCCACACGTGGAACGATGACATGGACATCCAGCTGATCAATCCGAACGGCACCGCGGTGAACCTGGTGCTCGACCGCTTCGGCAGTGGCGACAACCTGGGCGATCCGTCCTTGTGCCCGGGTGGCCTCTTCACCCTGCAGGCAGGCGGTGCGGCCCTGACGAACACCGCCACCAGCAACGTGGTGGGCACCTTCACCCCCGAGCAGCCGCTGAGCACGCTGCACGACGGCAGCGACCCCAACGGCGCCTGGACCCTGCGCGTATGTGACGACACCAATGGCGACTTCGGCGATGTGCGTTTCGTGAGGGTGAACCTGATCCCCTGCCTGCCGCCTACGGCCACCCCCAGCAGCACCAACGACTGCAGCACGAACACCTACACGGCCAGCGTGAACGTGACCGCCTTGGGCACCAGCGCCAGCGTGGACATCACCAGCAGCGTGCACGGCACCCTGTTCACCGGTGTGGGCACGGGCAGCTACAACAGCAACCCCACGACCCTGGGCACGCCCGAGACCATCACCGTGGTGGCCACGAACCCCGCGTGCAACCTCACCTTCAACTTCACCAACGCGGATAACGACGAGGTATGCCACACGATCGCCGCTTTCCCGGTGAGCAACACCTTCCCCATCACCAACGTGCCGTTCTGCGTGAGCGACCCGGGCACGGCCTTGGGTACGGACGCCTTCGTGCAGAGCGTGGACCTGATCATCAGCCACACCTGGAACGATGACATGGACATCCAGCTCATCAACGCGAACGGCACCATCGTGAACCTGGTGTTCGACCGGTTCGGCAGCGGCGACAACCTGGGCGACCCGGGTTTGTGCCCCGGTGGCCTCTTCACCCTGCAGGCGGGCGGTGCGGCCCTGACGAACACCGCCACGCCCAACGTGGTGGGCACCTTCACGCCCGAGCAGCCGCTGAGCACCCTGCACGACGGCAGCGACCCGAACGGGACCTGGACCCTGCGTGTGACGGATGATACCGGTGGCGATGACGGCGGCGTGCGCTACGTCGCTGTGAACATCGTGCCTTGCGAGGCGCCGGTGGCCGGTGGCCAGACCATCGTGCCGGCCTGTGGCACCAACGAGTACTTCATCGACGTGAACCTCACGAGCCTGGGCAGCAGCGCCAGCATCGACCTCACCAACAGCTACGACGCGAACGTGGTGACGGCCAATGCGACGGGCGTGTGGCAGGTGGGCCCCTTCCCCACCGGCACCACGGTGATCGTGACGCTGGAGGCCTCGAACCCGCTGTGCAACGTGAACCTGGCGCCGCAGACCTACAACTGCCCGCCGCCGAACGATGATTGCACGGGCGCCATCGCGGTGAACTGCAACAGCATCACCAACGGCAACACGCAGTTCGCCACCATCGATGCCGTGGGCACCTGCACCACGACACTGAACACGGCCGGTGGCGTGTGGTACACGGTGACCGGTACGGGCGGCGAGATCAAGGTGGCCCTGTGCGGATCGGCCTACGACACCAAGCTGGGCGTCTTCACGGGCACCTGCGGTTCGCTCGTTTGCCTGGAAGGCAATGACGACGACAACGGAACGAACGGCATCAATGTCTGCTCCAACGACCTGCACAGCAGCCTGAGCTTCCCCAGCACGAGCGGCACCACGTACTACGTGCTGGTGACCGGCTTCAGCACGAACGTGGGCGCCTTCAGCATGGAGGTGACCTGCGCGGGCAACAACGTGCCCCCGTGCGTGGACAACAGTGTGACGCTGGAGCTGCAGACGGACGGCTTCGCCTCTGAGACCAGCTGGAACATCGTGCCCTTCGGCAACACACTGCCGGTGTGCAGCGGCTCGGGCTACCCGGACAACGCGGTGGTGACGGCGGACTGCTGCCTGATCGACGGGTGTTATGACCTGAACGTGTTCGACAGCTTCGGCGATGGCATCCTGGCTCCGGGCGGCTACCGCCTGTGGGCCAATGGCGTGACCGGTCAGCGCATCATCGACAACTGGAACGACGGTGACGACTTCACCAGCGTGAGCAGCGCGGCCTCGCCGTTCTGCCTGCCGCTGGGCACGGACCAGCTGCTGTTCAGCAGCTGCGACCGCGAGGACTGGACCCCGAACGAGTTCGTGGTGGCGGCCGAGAACGCGGCCGTGAGCGCCGAGTGGACCGTGGGTGACCAGACGGACGATGGTTACCAGTTCTGGTTCTTCAACCCCGATGGTGGCTACAACCGCCGCATCTTCCGCAACCACGCCACCAGCGGCGGCTTCGGTCCCCCGAGCGCCACGCGTGCGTGCCATGTGAAGATCAGCAGCATGGTGACCAGCCCGGTGCCATACGATGTGCTGCTGAACGTGCGCGTGCGCAGCCGTGTGAACGGTGCGTACAGCGAGTTCGGCCCCGCCTGCCGCTTCCTGATGCCGAGCACGCCTCCGGCCTGCCCGACCACGAGCCTGGTGAACAACCCCGGCAACCCGAACTTCAGCTGCGGGGTCACCCGCACCTTCGGCGGATCGGGCAAGGTGTACGCCAACCCGGTGGCCGGGGCCAACAAGTACCGCTGGCGCTTCGAGCGTGACGGCGGCGGCTTCACCCGCGTGATCACCAGCAACACCGCCACCCTGGTGCTGAACTGGCTGACGCAACCGCTGGTGGACGGTGACACCTACAACGTGACGGTGGCGGCCAGCTTCGACAACGGAGCGAACTACTGCGCCTACGGCCTGAGCTGCCAGGTGACGATCGACAACACGCCCGGCG